TGGTATTGAAACGTGGACTAGTTAAGGATTCAAAAATGGTGCAGTGGTGTGCTGATGCCATTCTCAACCTTGATATTCGACCGATGGACTTACTCGTGAATCTGCTACATATCGACCGATCGAGTAGTTCAAAGTCACCTTCCAGGATTGAACCCTTAATGAGCTGGAAGGTCATCAATGCATGGCCGCGCAAGTGGTCTGTATCAGAATTTGATGCCGAGAAATCATCTGTGGCAATTGAGTCGCTGGAGCTGAATTACCAGTATTTTGAAACATTGAGATAAGAAAATCGGTTTGAAATCAAGTTGAATAACTCGGTAGACTTTCAGGGCTATCTTCTTGGGAAAAACCTACAAAAAATGGACTACTGGAGGAGCAATGCCCCTAGAAATTAGAGAGCTGGTGATTAGAACTACTGTGGCAAGCGATCGTAATCAAGCGCCAGGCAATTCGATTGTTACAAATGACAATCTGAGTGAGGCTGATCAAGCTGCGATCGTTACTGCTTGTGTTGACCAGGTGCTATATATTCTCCAGTCTCGCTCTGAGCGATAGTAATATATTTTAAGATGTGAGATTTGCGATTTGAAATACTGCGTTTTGAGGCAACTATGACAGGTGAATTAATCAAGGTCGAAATCCGTGCTTTCAAGGATAAAAGCTTCAGTCAACCCTTGGGCAAATTCGAGTTGCCAGTTAATCCCGAGCAATTTTCTCAATCGTTTAGGGTAGCTTACGATCAACAACAAGCTGCTGGATCACAGGGCACCGATCCAGAGTATAAAGCTACAAAGCCTGAAGAATTAGTGCTTAACTTTACGTTTGACGGTACGGGAGTCTTGCCTGTAAAAATCAAACCTAAAACCTTTCACAAAGATGTAAACAGTCAAGTGGAAGAACTGCTAAAGGTGGTTTACCTCATGAACAGTGAAACCCACAAACCTAACTTTTTGCGATTGTTATGGGGAAATGCTTCATTTGGCGATCAAAATAGCTTTGACTGCCTCCTGAAGGATCTCACCATTGATTACACAATGTTTGCAACAGATGGTAAGCCCTTACGAGCTAAGCTCAAGGGTACGTTTATCAGCTACGTCGAAACGAAAAGGCGGATTCGGGAGGAGGGGAAAAGATCCCCTGATGTTACCCATGTGCGTACTGTGAAAGCAAGAGATTCATTACCATTGATGACCCAGCGCATTTATGGCGATCAGTCCTACTACTTGCAAGTGGCAAAAGTCAATGGTCTGGTAAACTTCCGACGATTAAAGCCAACCACTGACCTGCAATTCCCACCAATTGATAAAACATTAGTCTAGCCCAGTTTAATCCAGGCTCTTGTCCTATGACCAGTCGCATCATTCCTTGTAACTCAGTCTACGAAACTGCTACCTTCAAAATCCTCTCAGACGGTAAGGACATCACCTACGACTATGCGGTGCTCTCTCTATCTATTAATCGGGAGGTAAATCGGCTTCCCTCTGCTCGTATCATATTCAGTGATGGCTCTGCTGCGGCAGAGACCTTCTCCGCCAGTGAGGGTAATGATTTGATCCCTGGCAAGAAGCTGGAAATTGCCCTGGGCTATGATGGCAACGATAAAACTGTCTTTAAGGGCATTGTAATCAAGCATGGCTTGAAAGTAGGAGCCAATGGTGATTCCCTACTTATAATTGAGTGTAAGGATGTTGCTGTTGGCTTAACCATTAGTCGCCACAGCCGCTATTTCAAAGATGTGAAGGACAGTGATGCGATCGCAACTATTCTCAAAGGCTATGCTCAACTTTCTACAAAATTAGAGGCTACCAGCGTTAAGCACTCTGAGATCGTACAGTATTACACAACTGACTGGGACTTTATCCTGTCGCGCGCGGATATGAATGGGCAAATCGTATTAGTCAAAGATGGCACCTTCAAAGCTAAATCTCCTGCTACCAGCGGCTCACCTCTAATCACCCTCACCTATGGTGCCAACATCCTGGAAATAGAAACAGAAATGGATGCCCGTCATCAATATGAGGCAGTTAATGCTAAATCCTGGAACTATACCAATCAAGCTTTACTTGAAGTAACTGGAAAGGAACCCCCCGTTAACAAACAGGGTAACCTATCAGGCAATAAACTTGCTCAGGTAAGCGAGGTGAAGGAACTAGGATTATGCCACGGGGAATTGGTAAATACTCAGGAGCTACAGGCGTGGGCTAATGCGCAAATGCAGAAGAGTCGGTTGAGTAAAATCCAGGGACGCATTAAGACTAAAGGTTTCCAGGATGCCCAGCCTGATAGTTTAATCCAATTGGAGGGTATGGGTGCACGCTTCAATGGCTTGGCCTATGTGGCGGGTGTACGCCACGAACTAAATGGTGGAATCTGGCGTACCCACTTGAAGATTGGCCTCAGACATCAATGGTTTTATAAGGAAGAAGACCTGATTGAGCGTCCTGCCTCTGGACTCCTGCCTGGGGTAAGTGGATTGCAAATTGGTGTTGCAATTCAGCTACAGGATGACCCTAGCCAAGAAGATCGTGTCTTAGTGAAGATGCCCATTGTTGATCACAAATCAGCTAATGGTGTGTGGGCAAGGGTTGCTACTCTTGATGCTGGCAATAAGCGAGGTTCTTTCTTTCGCCCTGAAATTGGAGATGAAGTTGTGCTGGGATTCATCAATGATGACCCACGTCACCCGGTGATTTTGGGAATGCTCAACAGTAGCCAGAAAACAGCGCCATTGATTGCAAAGGATACTAACCATGAAAAGGGTTTTGTCACGCGTTCTGGGATGAGGGTTTGGTTTGATGATGAGAAAAAGATCATGACGCTGGAAACCCCTGCGGGCAACAAGGTGGTGATTTCTGATCAAGACAAAGGGATTACTCTCTGTGATCAAACTCAAAATACTGTGGTGCTAGGTGACGGTGGCATTAGTTTAAAAAGTCCCAAAGATATTGTGATTGAAGCCACTGGGAAACTTATTCTCAAAGCTACTCAGGATGTCAGTTTGGATGGCTTAAATGTCAATGTTAAGGCAAATGCCCAGTTCAAGGCTCAAGGCAGTGCTGGAGCAGAGGTTTCAACGAGTGCGATCGCCATCCTGAAAGGTTCTCTTGTTCGTATTAATTAGTGTTCATCTACTTACTATTTATCGTAACCAGGAGGAATTTTCCGATGGGAAAACCAGCCGCCCGAATTAACGACATGCACTTATGCCCAATGCAAACGCCGGGGACACCGCCCATTCCCCATGTGGGTGGACCAATTATAGGACCAGGGGTGCCGACTGTTCTCATCGCCGGAATGCCAGCCGCCGTCTTCGGTGATAGCTGTACTTGTACAGGCCCACCAGACAGCATTGTGCTTGGCTCTACTACCGTATTGATTGGTGGAAAACCCGCTGCTCGCATCGGTGATACCACTGCCCACGGTGGATCGATTGTGCTGGGTGCGCCAACCGTTCTCATTGGAGGCTAGAGTACCATGATTGATAGCGATCAAAACTTTTTAGGCAGAGGATGGAGCTTTCCCCCCACCTTTAATAAAATAACTCGCCAGGTGCAGCAGGTAAGTGGCGCACAGGACATCCGTGAAAGTCTGGGTATCTTATTATCCACTAGTATTGGCGAGCGTGTCATGCAACCCACCTATGGCTGCGATCTCTCAGAGCTAATGTTTGAGCCTCTCACACCTACTGCCAGCAGCAGTATTAAGGAATTGATCCGCACAGCGATTCTCTACCATGAACCCCGCATTAAACTTGATGCGATTGATTTGCGGCTTGATCATCACTTAGAAGGAGTTGTAAACATCCGCATTGACTATACAGTACTCAGCACTAATTCTAGGTTCAGTTTTGTCTATCCCTTCTATTTCCAAGAAGGTATCGGTTTAGTATGAGTAGGGTTGAAATGAGTACACCAGAGCCGAAAAATCCATTAATTCGAGATGGGGTTGCCCAGCCGCAGCGACAAGTGCCTGCTCTGGAGCCGACATATATCCAGGTTGACGAAAAAGACTTGGCCGATGCCCTGGTTTTTGCCCATGATTTGAGCGATCGCATCATTTACTATAATCAAAATAATCAAACTGATGGCAACTGGCGCGCATTTTTTGAACGTAGTGCTGCGGTACAAATTGCTCGCATTAGCAAAACCCGCCCAGAGATTATCCGCGAACAGTATAATCGCGCCCTCGAAGACTTGCTCAAACATTGGGTGTTCATACCAGCAATTTCGCCCGCCTTGCCTGCAACCCAATTGGATAAATTGGAAGCGTTATTTGATATCTATGCACAATCACTGGATAACCTTCATACTTGGTATCAAAGTTTAACTAGCGGTTCTATCAAAGCGACCCTCAAAGCTAGTGTTAAAGGAAATTTGCCCACTCCACTGAGAAGCCTATATCTCTTAGAGCAAGGCTTAAGCCAAAATCGCCAAGCATGCTCCTGGCTCAGACAACCGATTTATCAGAAATTAGCAGAGACTTTTGGTCAAAATGTAATTCCATCGATCGACCAGCGTTTGTCTCCCATGACCTCAGGAAATCATGCTCTAGCCCTTGAAATTAGACGTTCACTTGCCGATCTAGAAACAGCCAAGGCAGAGTTAGATGGGATTTTCCAACCAATTTATCAGATCTATTTGCAAATTATCGAACTTGCTCCCCAAGCTTTATCCGAAAGTCTTTATGCTGGACAGAGTCTACCACCCCATCTTGCGCTTTATGTAGCGTTCTGGGAGGTGCTAAAACCAGCACGGGCAGACCTCAATCGCATGACCCAGCGTCATCTAGACTTTTTCTACCGTAACCTATTGCGCTTTTCAGAACAGCCAGCCCAGCCTGATAAAGCCCACCTGATTTTGAGGCTAGAAAAATTTCAGCAAGACCATCGGCTTCATAGTCAGACTCAGTTTACTGCTGGTACTGATGCTACTGGAGCAGATCTGCACTATACCCTCAATGAAGAGATCGTGGTGAATCGGGCTGAAGTTGCCGAGATCAAGGGTCTTTTTCTGCACCATTCAGACGATCGAGAAATGCTGGGGGTGCATGCATCACCGATCGCTAATTCTTTTGACGGCGCAGGCGTGGAATTCCCTAGGGATCAAGTTTTGCAAGCCTGGCTTCCCTTTGGCGATCGCACTCGACCCACTGCCGCCCTAGGACTGGCAATTGCGTCCAATATTTTCTTGCTGAAGGAAGGCGATCGCACTCTCATTTTTGCCCTTACCCTGAGCTGCCCCGTTCCGCCTGGACAATCAGTCGTCACCATTACTGACATTACTGACCGAGTTGTCAACCCTGCCTTACGGATTGAGTTTAGTGGCAAAACAAAATGGATTAGCGGCACAATCCGCAACCTATCTTTTACCCCGGTAAACGAAGCAACCCAGGAATATACGCTTGAAGTAACCGTTGAGCTGCCAATTAATGAAGAACCTATCGTGCCCTATCATAGCAATCTTCCTGGTGGAAAGTTAGCTACTAAAAGACCCGTCGCCCGCCTGCTAATCCAATCGCCTGCGGAAGATACAATTTTTGCCGAGGGTGAGGCTCAAAACAATTGGTATAAACAGTTATATCAAGCACAGCTAAAGGCGATCGCCCTCACGGTTCGAGTTAAAGGTGTCCACTCCCTCCTACTGCAAAACGATATAGCCATTTTAGAAACCACCCAACCCTTCCTCCCCTTTGGCTCTCAGCCTAAAGTTGGCGCAAATTTCTACATCGGTAGCTCCGAAGCCTTTCAGAATTCGCTCACCGAACTTAAACTATGCTTTGAACTAGAGACAGCCCCCCCCACCGATTGGGCAGAAATTTACGCTGCCTACGGCATAGATTACAGCTTTAACCCTGGTAAAATTGCCATCCAAGCCTTAAGAGAACGACAATGGCACCCAATGCCTGCCATCAACGGTCACCTGTTCTCTCAGCCAGGGGAGAACCCACGCACCTATATTATTGATCTGACAGAGCAAACCAACGATTTAAACCTCCATCACTTTGTTGTTGAACAACCTGAAAATGCTACATTCCTACAGCCCTGGACTTATGAAAGTCAATCCGGCTTTTTGCGATTTCAGCTCATCGGTAACGATTTCCACCATGCCGACTATCCATTAGTATTGGCTCGCCAGGTTATGGCAACTGCTACCCAAGGAATTATGGAAGTTACCGCAATAGATATTGATGCCCAAGCTAAAGCAAGAGCAGAGGTGGCATCGGCTCAGGCTAGTTTGACTGCGATCGTTCTAACTCAAACCGAGGCGATCGCCGCAGTAGCCCAGGCAAGGGCTGAATTCAACCAGGTCAAAGTTGAGCAGGCTCAGGCAAGGCTAGCCACTATTTCTGTGCAGGTTGAAGCTGCTCAGGGGAGATTAGCTGTGGCCAGAGCAGCAGAAACAGCAAGTAACCAACCAGTAGTGAAACGTCGAAAGCGCAAAGCGGTTCCTGGTGCCTACTACCGACGGAATGACAAATCTATCATTAAAGCAACCACTGATACAGTGGAGTTGGATGCCATGCCGATGCTGCCGGAAGAACCCTATACGCCGATCATCAAGTCCTTACAGCTCGACTACACAGCGATCGCCACCCAAAAAGACTGTCAACTGTTCCATCTTCATCCTTTCGATGGTGTTGCTATTTTGCCCAATATCCTGTCTCCTCCTGCGGCGATTGCCCAGCCGATTCCCCTGCTGCCACAATATACAAATGAAGGAGAATTGCTGATCGGGCTGCAAAACCTGGAACCGTTAACCACATTATCTTTGCTGTTTCAAGTTGTTGGCGAAACCGCCGATACTGATCTGGAAAGAACCACAGTGACGTGGCATTACCTCAAAAACAATCACTGGCAACGCTTTGATGATCATCTGATTCTCCAAGACAGATCCAATGGCTTAATTCAGTCTGGCATCGTGAAACTTGCCATTCCAGCAGACATCAGCCACGAGCATACCACCATCCTTACTCCCGACCTGGATTGGATTAAAGCCAGCGTTGCAGAACGCAGCCGGGCGATCGGCCATATTCTCAGCATCCAGGCACAAGCTGCCGAAGTTACCTTTACCGACGCAGATAATGATCCTAACCATCTCGCTAGTCCATTACCCGCTGATAGCATTACCAAATTTGTTGACCCACCCCCAGAGATAAAACAAGTTCAACAGCCATATCCCTCATTTGGTGGCCAGATCAAAGAGCAACCCACTCACTTTTACACTCGTGTAAGTGAACACTTGCGCCACAAGGGAAGAGCTATTAACATTTTTGACTATGAGCATTTGGTGCTCGAGCGTTTCCCCGAGATCTATAAGGTGCGCTGTATTAACCATAGTCATCTCAACAATGAGGCTCGTCTCTATGAAGTGTCACCTGGCTACGTCACGCTGGCTGTAATTCCAGCACTTTCGCACAAGCCTAACCTTGATCAACTCAAGCCCAAAGTCAATATCAATCTCCTGGATGAAATTGAGCAATATCTGCGATCGCTCAGTTCGCCCTGGGCACATATTCAGGTTATAAATCCCCAGTATGAAGAGATCAGAGTCAGCTTTAGGGTGAAGTTCAAATCCCCCTTCCATGCCAACTTTTCTTTTTACAGGCATAAACTTGAGCAAGCAATCATTAGTTTTTTGTCTCCTTGGACCATCCACGGACAAGCCGAGATCCATTTTGGTGGCGAAATTTATCGTTCTTCTATTATTAAATTCGTTGAGGAACAGACCTATGTTGACTATGTGCTGAATTTCCAGTTGTATCAAGGAGAAGAAGATCTCGACAGGACTAAGGTGGCAGCTAAAGCAGCCCATTCCATCCTTGTGTCAGTTCCTTTTTCTGGCAAGAATGCAGGCCATAGAATCATGCCAGTCATGCTGTCCCAAACGGATAACGAACAAATGGGAGAACCCCCCAGAAACGAATTAGGCTATGCCCCCTTGTCACAAATGACGTTAGGTGAATGAACCATGCCCTCAGAAAATCGTGAGAAACTGCGCAGTTTCTTTAAAAATAACAGCCAGTTATCTGAAGCTCATTTTGCTGCCCTGATCAATGCCATGCTCGATCGCAAAGATGACCAGTTTCATGGCCTCTGGCGACCTGGGCAAGTCTACCAACCTGGCGATGTGGTAATTTACCAGCGTCAGCTTTGGGAGATGAACAGCACCGAGGAAATTTGTGCTAAACCTGGCGAATCGCCGTCTGAGACTGAATCGGTCTGGAGATCATTTCTCGATGACAATGATTGGGCTGTGGTCACCGAAGAAAAAGTGATGTGGGCCAAGGTCTTTGACAAAGTCGGTATTGGCGTGGGTAGTAATAAAGGCGATCGACCCCAAGCTCAACTCGACATTCGCAAAAACATACTTGAGGCCACAGTAGAGGCGATTACAGAGTCTTTACCAGATAATCCTGGTGCAGGCCGATGGCTCCTTTTCCCGGAACAGGCAACCCAAACCCAGCAGACATTTTTACACTTCAGTACCCCATCACAAACCAGCACGTTAATAACCGGACTCTCACTAGAAGCAGCCACCTGGTCAAGTAATGCTACTCATGGTTTCGCCTTTCGCCATAATGACAACGCGCTCGACGAATCCAGTGCATTGCTAGGGCAGGCAACCGATGGTGATGTGATGCTGGCATTGCATCCCACTCAATCTCAAGCACAAGCCCCCAAATTTGCGTCACTGGGTCTAAACGTAGAAAACCCAACCGCATTGCTAGACATTACCGATCGTCATCGGAGCCAATTTCTAGTCCTTCCTAAAGCCAGATCTGAGCCTACGCTGACCCTGATCAATTTGCTTCCCCAAAATGTTGCACCAACCTATTTTGCGCTGGCAGTAAATCACACTGAAACTAGTTGGGGCACAAATGCGAGGGCGGGATTTAGCTTTCGTTTCTATGCAGATCGGGTAGATGGAGCAGATGGGATAGAAAACGGGGAAGAATCTGTAAGTGCAGAAGTTGATGCAACCTCCTTACAGGGAAATCAGCTCATGCGTATCCGACAGCATCCAGATGGTCAGTATCCTCAAGTTGGGATTGGGATTGATAGTCCAGCAGCTTATTTGGATATTCAAGATCTTAACTATAATCGCATCCAGCTCTTACCTGTTCAAGGCAGTGATTCTAACTCAGCCACCAATCCTGCTATAGCGATGATTAATAATCAGGCAAGCTCTCTTGGGGGCGATCGTAACACCTACTTTACTCTTGGCATTCAACCGACTCAATCTATTTTAATTACTGATGCTACCGAGGGCTTTACCTTTAAAGCCAGAAAGCTCACTGATTCAGGCAATCACCACCTTAACCTAGATCGCGGACAGCTACTCGTTAATATCTCCCCCGATGGCAATGGACGGTTAGGCGTTGGCAAAAAGCCCTCTGATTATGAGTTAGAGGTACAGGGCATGGCTAGCGCTTACACTTTTTACCAGGCAAGTGATCCATCATGGATCAATAATGAGGTTTTGCTCACAGATGTTTTGGGCAAGCTCAACAGTCTACACCCTGTTACTTTTCAGTGGCATGACAGCACTGGCTTCCAAGCGCACGGAGAGCAGATTGGGTTGCGTATAGCCGAGGTTAATGAGGTTTTCCCCCAGGTGATCACAACAGCCCAGGATGGCACGCCCGCCATCGCTTACCAAAACCTCGTCCCGGTTCTGATTCAAGCGTTAAATGAGCTTGCCCATCAAAATCAACAAGAACATATCCAACTCGAACAAAAGATCGCTCTGCTTAATGACCGCAATACAGTACTGGCAATTTGGCTAGTAGTAGGATGGGCGATCGCCCTATTGGGATACTGGATTTAACCATGCAAAACTATACCAGCATTTCTAAACAAGCACCGTCATTCCCTGATTATCTAGATTTCCAAACCCTACGAGCGATCGGAATTGAGCACCTCCAAAAGCTATCCGGCAAGATCTGGACAGACTATAACCTGCACGATCCTGGTGTGACAATCTTGGAAGTGCTGTGCTATGCGATTACCGATTTAGGCTATCGCAACAATCTAGATATTCAAGATTTACTCGCCCCAGATCCTTCTATTCCAGCCCACCAAGACAATAACTTTTTTACCCCAGATGAAATCTTGACTTGTAATCCAGTTACGGAACTAGATATTCGTAAGCGCCTGGTAGATATTCAGGGCGTTCGTAATGCCTGGATCAAGAAGGTAGATAGTGCTGATGCTGTCATTGAATTCGATCGAGAGCGAAACCAACGGACTAGTTCAGAAATATCACGTCTTGCCCTAAAAGGACTGTACACCGTTTATCTAGACCTTGCACCGGAGGTAAGAACCAATGCCTGTGGACAAAACTACCAACCCTGGGGAGCCGTCCTCGCAGAGGTTAAAGCAGTCCTGCACAGCCACCGGAATCTCTGCGAAGACATTGAAAACGTGGTGGTATTAGGCGAAGAAGAGATCGGCTTGCATACCGATATTGAACTAGATGCTAATGCAGATGCTGAAGCCGTCTTAGTTAAAATCTACACGCAGATTCAGAACTTTCTGGTGCCGCGATTACAATTTTATACCTTGCAATCTCTGCTTGACAAAGGCAAAACAACAGCCGAGATTTTTGCCGGAAGACCATCTGCCCTTCCCAACCACGACCCGGAAACGGCATATGACAACTACAATCGCAAAAGCCATGGATTTATTGATATTAATGAACTTGCAGCCGCAACCTTACCCACTGCTATCCACACCTCAGATTTGTACCGGATTATTTTGAACGTGCCTGGTGTTGTGGCTATTAACAATTTGCGTATTACAAGCTACATCAATGGACTAAGCCAATCTCAACCTGCTCCCTGGAGCCTTCCTCTCACAGCATCTTATCGACCGATATTGGGCATTGATCAATCACAGGTCAGACTCTTTAAACAGGGGTTAACCATCTCTGTTGATCTAGAAAGCGTAAAGCGCCGCTATTCCCAACAACAGATTACCTATCTCAAAGCTCAGCGAGATGCCTATGAGCTCGACCTACCTATCCCCACCGGCATCCGCTACGATATCGCCGATCACTACTCCATCCATCACGATTTTCCACTCACCTACGGCATCAGTGATGATGGGCTACCTGAAACTGCATCCGATCAGCGCAAAGCACAGGCCAAACAGCTAAAAGGATACCTGGTGTTTTTTGATCAATTATTGGCCAACTATCTCAAGCAGCTATCACAAGTGCGCACCCTCTTTTCGTGGGATGAAACTAACTGGTTCGATCAAAACGAACAACAGCATACTTATATTTCTCAGACGCTGAATTTTCCAGGGGTTAAAGACATTATTCAGGGCATCGCAGACGAAAACGATAGCTATACTGAGTTTTTGCAGGATATGATCGAAGATGCTCCGATGGCACAATCAAGACGGCATCGACTGCTGGATCATTTGTTAGCGAGATTTGCGGAGACTTTTACGGATTATATTCTGGTGAATTATCAACTATCTGTTGATGCAGATAGCCTCCAAAGACTTAATGATAAGGCTCATTTCCTTAAAGCATACCCCATTGTCAGCCGCGATCGCTTTCGTGCAGTCAACTATTATCAAAGCAACATAATCGCTGAAAACC
The sequence above is a segment of the Pseudanabaena sp. PCC 7367 genome. Coding sequences within it:
- a CDS encoding phage tail protein, which encodes MRTYPPVSFFFEVVFQGENLDKEIVETRFQSVTGLTAELQTETLKEGGENRFEHILPTRAKYNPLVLKRGLVKDSKMVQWCADAILNLDIRPMDLLVNLLHIDRSSSSKSPSRIEPLMSWKVINAWPRKWSVSEFDAEKSSVAIESLELNYQYFETLR
- a CDS encoding DUF5908 family protein, producing the protein MPLEIRELVIRTTVASDRNQAPGNSIVTNDNLSEADQAAIVTACVDQVLYILQSRSER
- a CDS encoding CIS tube protein; amino-acid sequence: MTGELIKVEIRAFKDKSFSQPLGKFELPVNPEQFSQSFRVAYDQQQAAGSQGTDPEYKATKPEELVLNFTFDGTGVLPVKIKPKTFHKDVNSQVEELLKVVYLMNSETHKPNFLRLLWGNASFGDQNSFDCLLKDLTIDYTMFATDGKPLRAKLKGTFISYVETKRRIREEGKRSPDVTHVRTVKARDSLPLMTQRIYGDQSYYLQVAKVNGLVNFRRLKPTTDLQFPPIDKTLV
- the vgrG gene encoding type VI secretion system tip protein VgrG, which translates into the protein MTSRIIPCNSVYETATFKILSDGKDITYDYAVLSLSINREVNRLPSARIIFSDGSAAAETFSASEGNDLIPGKKLEIALGYDGNDKTVFKGIVIKHGLKVGANGDSLLIIECKDVAVGLTISRHSRYFKDVKDSDAIATILKGYAQLSTKLEATSVKHSEIVQYYTTDWDFILSRADMNGQIVLVKDGTFKAKSPATSGSPLITLTYGANILEIETEMDARHQYEAVNAKSWNYTNQALLEVTGKEPPVNKQGNLSGNKLAQVSEVKELGLCHGELVNTQELQAWANAQMQKSRLSKIQGRIKTKGFQDAQPDSLIQLEGMGARFNGLAYVAGVRHELNGGIWRTHLKIGLRHQWFYKEEDLIERPASGLLPGVSGLQIGVAIQLQDDPSQEDRVLVKMPIVDHKSANGVWARVATLDAGNKRGSFFRPEIGDEVVLGFINDDPRHPVILGMLNSSQKTAPLIAKDTNHEKGFVTRSGMRVWFDDEKKIMTLETPAGNKVVISDQDKGITLCDQTQNTVVLGDGGISLKSPKDIVIEATGKLILKATQDVSLDGLNVNVKANAQFKAQGSAGAEVSTSAIAILKGSLVRIN
- a CDS encoding PAAR domain-containing protein — encoded protein: MGKPAARINDMHLCPMQTPGTPPIPHVGGPIIGPGVPTVLIAGMPAAVFGDSCTCTGPPDSIVLGSTTVLIGGKPAARIGDTTAHGGSIVLGAPTVLIGG
- a CDS encoding GPW/gp25 family protein, with translation MIDSDQNFLGRGWSFPPTFNKITRQVQQVSGAQDIRESLGILLSTSIGERVMQPTYGCDLSELMFEPLTPTASSSIKELIRTAILYHEPRIKLDAIDLRLDHHLEGVVNIRIDYTVLSTNSRFSFVYPFYFQEGIGLV
- a CDS encoding tail fiber domain-containing protein; amino-acid sequence: MPSENREKLRSFFKNNSQLSEAHFAALINAMLDRKDDQFHGLWRPGQVYQPGDVVIYQRQLWEMNSTEEICAKPGESPSETESVWRSFLDDNDWAVVTEEKVMWAKVFDKVGIGVGSNKGDRPQAQLDIRKNILEATVEAITESLPDNPGAGRWLLFPEQATQTQQTFLHFSTPSQTSTLITGLSLEAATWSSNATHGFAFRHNDNALDESSALLGQATDGDVMLALHPTQSQAQAPKFASLGLNVENPTALLDITDRHRSQFLVLPKARSEPTLTLINLLPQNVAPTYFALAVNHTETSWGTNARAGFSFRFYADRVDGADGIENGEESVSAEVDATSLQGNQLMRIRQHPDGQYPQVGIGIDSPAAYLDIQDLNYNRIQLLPVQGSDSNSATNPAIAMINNQASSLGGDRNTYFTLGIQPTQSILITDATEGFTFKARKLTDSGNHHLNLDRGQLLVNISPDGNGRLGVGKKPSDYELEVQGMASAYTFYQASDPSWINNEVLLTDVLGKLNSLHPVTFQWHDSTGFQAHGEQIGLRIAEVNEVFPQVITTAQDGTPAIAYQNLVPVLIQALNELAHQNQQEHIQLEQKIALLNDRNTVLAIWLVVGWAIALLGYWI